GAGGAACTCGCTAACCAGTTAGGGACCAATCGCAGCGCCCTACTCGCCGTCGCAGCGGAAGCTGCCCTCGACGAACAGGATGATGCGCCTTGACGTGTGCGGTTGGGTACCCGCCTGGGGAACGGCCCTCGGCCGGCTCGATCGCGACCCGAGTACGCACTGCCTATCAAGCAACAGCTCTGCTGCTTCGAGCAAGTGCGTGAACGTTACGGCCTAAGCCCCATCTGCATTGGTAGACCCGTAGAGAAGGGCTTGTGTCGCCCTAACCCAAGGGCTATCCAAGCTGCAGGATTCAGGATGTGATCCGGCTTGTTACATGGGATGGTGTGGGGGATAATTGCAGCATGAGTACGGCGACAGCGCGCGGAGACCTGCAGGCCCACCAGGAGTCGGTGAGCCTCTCGGTCGCCGACATCACCTCGCGGCTGCGGGACATGCTCGGCGCGACGCTGGTGGCGTACTTGGGTGAGGTCAAAGAGACCCGCGCGGTGGCGCAGTGGGCTGCGGGGACGCGCGCTCCGTCCAACGCGATCGAGACCCGACTGCGCACCGCTTATCAGGCGGCAGCCTTGCTGCGCGCCAAGGACAGCGCCGGCGTCGTGCAGGCATGGTTTCAGGGCATGAACCCCCAGCTGGGGGATGTCGCTCCAGCGCGCGTGCTGCGTGAGCGGCCACTGCAGGACGCTGGCCCGGCCGTCATCGCCGCGGCTCGCGTTTTCGCAGCCGAAGGATGACGTCGGGGACCTCGGCGCCGAGCCCGGTCACGGTGGCCGTGGACCGGCAGGTCTGGCGGGTGGGCTTCCTGCCTGATCCGTGGGCGTGGCCCTCGTGGCAGTACTCCACCGATGGACGGTTCGGTGGCCGTTGGGACGACCGGGACGGCAACTTCCGCACCATCTACGCCGGCGCTGACCTGCTCGGGTGCCTGCTGGAGGTCCTCGCCTGCTTCCGCCCGGACCTGACCTTGGCCGCCGACCTCGCGGGCATCGAGGACAACGACCCGCAGGCGCCCCGCACTCACCCAGGCGGTCGCGACCTACCTGTACGAGATCACAGACCTTGCCGGCATCCAGTTCCTGTCCCGCCACGGTGACGAGCGGCAGCTATGGGCGCTCTTCGAGCGGCCAGGCGACGGAGAGGTCAGCCCCCGGCTCAGCGACCCCGCGGCCGTCGCGATGACTGAGCACTCGCCAGAGATTCTCGAGGCCTTCCGCTTGCACGGTCTGGCGTGGGCAGACGAGCGCTGACCTGAGCGCTCCTTCGCAGCCGTAGAAGCGGTCAGCACTTCACGACGGCCTCGACCCCGCAGACGCGGATGGTGCAGTGAAGGCGCCGCCAGCACAGCAACCCGGTCATGCCGGCG
The sequence above is a segment of the Cumulibacter manganitolerans genome. Coding sequences within it:
- a CDS encoding RES domain-containing protein, whose product is MTSGTSAPSPVTVAVDRQVWRVGFLPDPWAWPSWQYSTDGRFGGRWDDRDGNFRTIYAGADLLGCLLEVLACFRPDLTLAADLAGIEDNDPQAPRTHPGGRDLPVRDHRPCRHPVPVPPR